The following is a genomic window from Microtus pennsylvanicus isolate mMicPen1 chromosome 3, mMicPen1.hap1, whole genome shotgun sequence.
GCTTAAACAAAATCATTACAATGATAATTGAAGTTGGCATGCCAGTGTGGAGGGGAACTTTCCCCCTCAGATGAAGAGCTATGGGGAATCAGTGTTTACTGAAATggagagattttgtttttttctagggATGAGCTCCATGAAAAGTTATCCAATCTCAAGTGGTCAGTcttaaacatgtacatatgaggaGCGCTGAAAaggcatacatatgtatgtgtgcatacatatcaTAACTTctttatattatatgtaatcaTAATGAAAAAGAGGTCCTTAATTAGAAAGAGTGTTAAGAAGGCATGGGAGGATTTGGTGGGGAAAGAAAGGGTATAAGTGAATGTATACAGTATTGTATGATCAAAAATGcctaaagttaaattttaaaaataggaaagtaATGCTATACACaggataaaatatgataaaaaatgcAGTAAACGCAGACTGAACAAAACTTGTCCTTGTAGCCACCTCCATGTAAGGGACTAGATTTTTGACTTTTGGCAATATCCACTGTTTCACATTTAcggcttgatttgcatttctctgatgattagtGCTATTGAAGGCATACATCCTGGCAATTCATGTGAATTGTTTGGAAAATATTCAAGTATTTTGGCCCATCTTTGGAGACTCCTCACACGTGCATGCAGTATTTATGTACTCATACTTATATGGCAGTAAGTATTTTGACTGATCTGTTTTGGATATTAACTCTGTATCAAACAAATAATCTGCAAATACTTCTTTCAGCCCATGGCTGTCATTTCATTTTGGGCAGTGTTTCTTTTGGTGTgtaaaactttttgttgttggagTCATAGTTGTCTGTTTACACTTCCTGACAGTTGAAcagtatttttttcaaaatattactgATAAACTACCTTAATAAAtaacatatttacattttaactatctttcctttcctttcctttcctttcctttcctttcctttcctttcctttcctttcctttcctttcctttcctttcctttcctttcctttcctttccttttcttgctgttctggaacttgatttatagaccaggatgacctcaaactcagaaatccactggcctctgcctcccaagtgctgagattaaaggcatgcatcaccacacctggctaaattCAGTCATTTTATGGCCAGTTacctatatttattttatatactcatATTTATTAACTGCACAAAAATTTAACTATGAAATTTATGTAACattaaaatatatcaaattaatatttaaaaaagaaaaccatagacAGTATTAAAATTGTGATATATTATATACTTTACCTGGATTATCTCAATTTAATCTTTAggaggaattctttttttttcccccatgctttttcagtcgcagtctagctggccttggtgagctcccactagatcagcccccttgtctcagtgggtgggtgcgcccctcgtggtcctgacttccttgctcatcttctcccttcttcagctcctcactgggaccttgggagctcagaccagtgctccagtgtgggtccctgtctccatctccatccatcaccagatgaaggttctatggtggtaatgcaagatatttgtcagtattgctataggatagggtcatttcaggttgcctatcctcagctgcccaagggactaacaggggacatcaccatgggttcctgggagcccctctagggtcaagtctcttgccaaccctaaagtggctccgttaactaagaattgtggttccgtgctcccctgtccaaccttttAGGAGGAATTCTTATAGGTGCTGTCATCCATATAGGAATGATGGGTAGAGACTATGGCCAAATTTTGATCCCACACTATCTGGTACCAAATTCAGCAATATTATCTTTTTTGCTATGCTGCTTTTAGACAACTTCCAGGTTACTCTTTTCTTGCATGTCAGGGTAATATCAGTGAACAACAGTAATCAATGACCTAAAGAACCTATTTTTGTATAGTTACGCTTATATATGTGATTATtatttctgcatgtatgtatttatacacatacTAATTTAATGTTCTCTTGTATTACCTCaagaaaatataatatgaaaTGTATAATTTCTGTCTACAGCCCTGTTCAGATGTGATAGGGTCATATGACTGAAAACAGAGTAAGGgattaaaaaataacaaggaGATGATGGAGCTAAGAGGGCATAAATCATCGGTAAAGCTCTGGAAAACAAAACTACTGATTTGTTAAACTAATAATAAAGTGTTTACATTATCAGGAAAACTTAATTTTGCAGATATCTGTGCCCTTATTTGTGCTCTAAAGAGCTGTcaatgttgtttttaaaagaaagttttagaagaaaatttaacAAAGAACAGAGCATCTGATGTTTGCTCGCACTCCACATAGGCAATGCTGAAACTTCAGATAACCCTTGACCAGATCATACCATATCCTGATCTAGTTCTTTGACCATAACATACCATATCCTGATCTGCTTCTTTGgactttcttttcaatttaacATCTCTTGAAGCACCACACTTTGAAAGTAGCCACAGATGCCCATGATCAGGGATATCATTTCCAGGtaaatttgtatttctaaaaTACAATATgggtgtgtttaaaatatatccAATGGATTTTTCGGAAACTGTATGTTCTGAgctaataaataatagaaaaggaTTTAAAGTTGTAAGTCGTAACTGGATAACATACAAGGCTTCAAATTCTTAAAGGTTAGGGTAACTTTTATAATAATCCCAGTGTTGATATTTGAGTTGATCCCTTCAGCCCTATTTTCTCAGTAATTAATCAATGCAgcaatttctttaattattttaattaagtgaAACCTAAATCTCAGAAATAGAAGATGCATTGATTTAAAGCATATTCTGAGGCTCCTGAGTGCAATTGGAAAAAAAAGGTAGATTTTAGAATCTTAGAAAGCACATATGAGATGGCATGATAAACCCATGGCATCCTGCAAAGAAGAGGCGAGGTAGTTAGTCATCCACAGCCAGGAAAGGTGATTATTTGTACTTATAAGTAACAAACGCATATGTTAACCGTGtggtttttaatgaaaatttcccACACCATGCCTAAAGTTTATGTAGTATGTCCTAAACTCATAGAGCTTTTGATTTGTATGCTAAATTATATTGTATACGAATCCTTCAACtctaaggagagaaaaagagattacTAGAGACCCAGAGTAAAGCATTTGATATTTCTTTTGATTCCTTAATAACGTCAATGTCCAGGCTAGGCATATTAGTTGACAGGGACCTGCATCTAACTGGGCAGAAGATCAAGGTTGCTTGTTCCTGTGATTGGACTAGAGGGTGGCTCCAGCTGGGCTGCTTCAAGAGATCTAGTACATCAGACAGGTGCTTTAGTGAACATCAGacatttgtaggcaaatggatggaactagaaaaaaaaatcatcctgagtgatataatccagacccagaaagacaaacacaatatttactcactcttaagtggatactagagataaagcaaaggaaaaacagCTTACAATCCACGGctccagagaagttaggtaataGGGAGGACCCTAAGAAGGTCACATGGATTgccttgggaagaggaaataggggagagctcctgggtaaactggaggcAGGGGGCTttcagggtggaggtggggataggggatgagaacatgagggagcAGGATGACCTAGTTGGGAGCAGGAAGGAGTGAGAGAGCGATGGCAGAGATATCTTaatagagggagtcattatgggttTGGGAGAAACATGGTGCAagagaaatccccaggaatccacaagaatgaccccaggtaagactcctagcaatagtggagaaggagCCTGAACTGGCGATGCCTTCAtatagtaactgatggaagcagatgcagagatccacagctaggcactgggctgagctccagagTCCagtaaaagagagagggaggaggtatTATTTGTGCAATGGGTGGTGGGTGGGTTAAGATCATGATtgagaaacacacagaaataactaacctgagcttgtgggagctcgtGGACTCCAGAGCCAGCtggagagcctgcatgggactgaagtaggccctctgcatgtgggcaacagttgtgtagcctggtctatttgtgggacccctggcagAGGGCCGAGTatctgtccctggtgcatgagctggctttttggagcccattccctgttgtgggaagccttgctcagccttgatccagtggggagggccttggtcctgcttcaaattAAAGttccaggctttgttgactccccatgggaggccttaccttttctgaggagtggatgaaggaGTGAGTTTTGGGGAGGTTGGGGGGaatcaggaggaaggaagggagagggaattgtggttggtatgtaacatgaataaaaaatttaaaattatgaaatgggaggaggtggaaatttttaataaaaaaagaaaggcatatataaaacaaaagcattcCTAATTCTGTTCCTGGTAAAGAAGGGAGAAATTTCCGAGAGTGTGCTTTATACTAATTAATAGTTCTCACTGTGCGCACTGTGGTGGTACACAGTTGTAACTTacaaacagaggcaggagaactgaaCGTTCGAAGCCAACCTGAGACACATAGTGAGATGCTATCTCACaagtaaacagataaataaataaagaacaaagcaaaacagattgATGCTAGAAATTTTGGATTAGAATCAAAGTCGGGCCAGTGGTTAAATACTTTTACGCACTGACTTTTGACTTTGCAAAATGAGATGAGTTATATGATGGGCCATTGCACAACCTTCTGCATAGGTCACGACTTAATGAATATTGTGTGCTGGGCTTCCACAGTTAGGAGGATTTTCTTCTCAGTATAGTGTCACAGCTTCCTCAAGGAAGCTGTGGCAGGCTAGCACAAAGGATGCTCTTTCCCAACGCCTCTGAAATGCAGTTAGAACAAATATCAGGGGCCTTGTTACTTCATATTAGTTTCCTAGCTCCAGCTTGTTCATCCGCGAGAAAGGGTGGCATGTACTGCATGAAGAGGATGTTTGACATGTGAGTGAAATGTCTTTTTAGGAAATATTACTCATACTTTTTGTATTAGTATATGTGTGGACTAATTGTGAGGCTTAGGGTACAAATCTTACCTCTTAGGAAGTATCTATAATGcattttataacaaaaataaacatggctTACAGAATAAGCATAAATTCGAGAATAAACTCAATGAAtacttttgattctttttctctaaggaatttgttttatttttttacacttAACGTCTGTCCTTTTTTACagaattaaatttaataattctGAAGTGGACACTTTGAGTTTGGACAAGATGTCAGGACTTTTCCATTGGACAGCTGATAGCTGTTATGAGTAACCAACAGGAAACATGTGACGTACACACGCATTCATGATTGCAACTCTCAGGGCCTTGCCAGAGTATTCAAAAAGTAAAGACCTACAATGGTTTTAGCTTGCGAGAGGGAATAAAAATAGTTTGAggaataaaactgttttattaAGTGTTTTCTAAAACGATCATTTCTTCATAAACATACTATATCTTTTAGTGGActgtattatatgtaattttaatatagaGTATATAAAGTATACAAAAAAGGAGATTCCTTAAAGTCTTGCTTCAGTTGAATAAAGCATACTGTAAGAATATGACGCTGAATTGCAATTCTGGAACGTATTTTTATAGGTAgtaaaattaaattgtttttctaatgatttcctcaaaacacaaaaacaaagcagcaatATGACCCTTCTGCTGAGATTATTATGTTCACAGGGAGCTTTCTTTGGGATTCTTATATCTATTTACCAAGGAACGAACAAATTATAAATCCCTTCATTAGAAATTAAAGCTTGATGTTTCAAGTGGTCTTTGAAATCTCATGGTGACATTGGAAGCATAATCTAATCAGAGATTTTGAAGATgtcaaacattttcttctttacttgATTATTTACCCCGAGTAAACACTGACCCATATTTTAATTTCAGCAGGGCTTTTTTCACCTCTTTGTTCCTTAAGGTGTACACAACAGGGTTGAGCAGAGGTGTCAGCACGGTGTAGAAAACAGCCACAACTCCATCCACAGCATCCCTGGAGCCTGGCCTCAGGTAGATGAAGAGACCAGGACCAAAGAAACAGAGGACCACGATGCAGTGCGAGGCACAGGTCTGGAAAGCCCTGTGTCGGCCCTCTGAAGTGCGGATCCTCAGGATGGAGCAGACAATGGACACATAGGACAACACAATGAGCATAAAGCAGCCTGAGGCCACCACCCCGATATTCACAAAGATGACCATCTCATTGGCCGAGGTGTCTGCACAAGCCAGCTTGAGGATGGGAGGAGCATCACAGAAATAATGCTGGATCTGGTTGGGTCCACAGTAGGGTAAACGGAAGGTCAGTGTAGTCTGGACAGCAGAGTGCAGGGAACCAGTGAGCCAGGTGCCAGCAGCCAGGAGGGCACACACTCTTCCACTCATCAGGCTGCTGTACCTGAGTGGGTAACTGATGGCCAGGTAGCGATCATAGGACATGACTGTGTAGAGGAAACACTCAGTGCTACCCAGGAAGTGGAAGGAGTAGAGTTGTGCCACGCAACTGTAGAAGGAGATAGCCCCACCCTCTGGGGACACCAAGGTCATCAGCATTTTGGGcactgtgactgtggagaacCACATGTCAATAAAGGAAAGGTTGGTGAGAAAgtagtacatgggtgtgtggaggtgggaaTCCACCCTGATCACCATCAGGATGAGGAAGTTGCCCAGCACAGTGAGAATGTAAATCGCCAGGAAGATT
Proteins encoded in this region:
- the LOC142847104 gene encoding olfactory receptor 10G7, which codes for MSNGTLVTMFFLSGIPHSSALDTMLFVIFLAIYILTVLGNFLILMVIRVDSHLHTPMYYFLTNLSFIDMWFSTVTVPKMLMTLVSPEGGAISFYSCVAQLYSFHFLGSTECFLYTVMSYDRYLAISYPLRYSSLMSGRVCALLAAGTWLTGSLHSAVQTTLTFRLPYCGPNQIQHYFCDAPPILKLACADTSANEMVIFVNIGVVASGCFMLIVLSYVSIVCSILRIRTSEGRHRAFQTCASHCIVVLCFFGPGLFIYLRPGSRDAVDGVVAVFYTVLTPLLNPVVYTLRNKEVKKALLKLKYGSVFTRGK